The Nonlabens spongiae genome contains a region encoding:
- a CDS encoding glycosyltransferase: MRILYVGHCNDLYIGYLNRIVKSNIREAITGVVDLNYSGPKEELYARKKNYDYSFSLKRKHKKSISSPSIKGLLQLPNRFLVSNILRARFKAIVKEIEKRQNQQVISASYSNIIREFRPTHIHVHYLDKNRLKWVDFAPEDCKIILSFWGSDLMTVPRGVGEYNVQYHALRKANVITTQTLDLRTILLSKYGQDLQPRIQTQTFDPLLNNREIISQLSTGESRKKFKLKYNIDPEKRCIQVGYSAAAGQNHIAILEQINQLPAVHKNTIAILIPLSYNNTNDYVSLLLKRIATYDFQIIPVLEFLPVEDMLQIVSGCDIFISMRQNDALNAAMLESLYAENLVITGAWLPYGIYRRNSIGFTAVDRYEDLKGELLKILSNFAKAKNVTIKNRQKLAKLFDSEQIASNWLNVYT; the protein is encoded by the coding sequence ATGAGAATTCTCTATGTAGGACACTGCAATGACCTATATATTGGGTATTTGAATAGAATAGTCAAGAGTAATATTCGTGAAGCCATAACAGGTGTTGTAGATTTAAACTATTCTGGACCTAAGGAGGAGCTGTACGCGAGAAAAAAGAATTATGATTACTCTTTTTCGCTCAAGCGAAAACATAAAAAGTCAATTTCATCTCCATCTATAAAGGGGTTACTACAATTGCCGAATCGATTTCTAGTCTCAAACATTTTAAGAGCTCGGTTCAAAGCCATTGTGAAAGAAATAGAGAAGCGTCAAAATCAGCAAGTGATTAGCGCTAGTTATTCTAATATAATTAGAGAATTCAGGCCAACTCACATTCATGTGCACTACCTAGATAAGAACCGTTTGAAATGGGTCGATTTTGCTCCAGAGGACTGTAAGATAATATTATCGTTTTGGGGCTCTGACTTGATGACCGTTCCTCGTGGTGTGGGAGAGTATAACGTGCAATATCATGCTTTGAGAAAGGCAAATGTTATAACAACTCAAACACTAGACTTAAGAACTATACTGCTGAGTAAATATGGTCAGGATCTACAGCCAAGAATTCAGACGCAAACGTTTGACCCATTATTAAACAATAGAGAGATTATATCTCAATTGTCAACTGGGGAAAGTCGCAAAAAGTTCAAGCTAAAATATAATATTGATCCAGAGAAACGCTGTATTCAAGTAGGCTACAGCGCTGCTGCTGGTCAAAATCACATAGCCATTCTTGAGCAAATCAATCAACTACCCGCGGTTCATAAAAATACTATAGCTATTTTAATTCCCTTAAGCTATAATAACACGAATGACTATGTATCACTATTGTTGAAAAGAATAGCTACTTATGACTTTCAGATCATTCCTGTTTTAGAATTTCTTCCAGTCGAAGATATGCTTCAAATTGTTTCTGGATGCGATATTTTTATCTCAATGCGTCAAAATGATGCTCTCAATGCCGCTATGTTGGAATCACTCTATGCTGAAAACCTAGTTATTACCGGAGCATGGTTGCCTTATGGTATTTATAGACGTAACTCGATAGGATTTACAGCAGTTGACCGATATGAGGATTTGAAAGGTGAATTGTTGAAAATATTATCTAATTTCGCGAAAGCGAAAAATGTTACAATAAAAAACAGGCAAAAGCTAGCAAAGCTGTTTGATTCAGAGCAAATTGCGAGCAACTGGTTAAATGTCTATACTTGA